ggagggcCTGGGGGAGACCGTGTGTAGGAAAGGCAGGGCTTTACCCTGCGGGGCAGAGACCAGATGCAAGCCCAGGACTGTGGTTGGAAAGGGGCGGGgtgcagagaggagcagagacGGAAATCAGTTGGGTTGTAAGGACAGAATACAGTGGGGCGGTAAAAGGAAGACAGCACAGCGGAGCAGTGAGGGGCGGCGACAGTGTTACAgtgaggagctggagacaggaacaCAGTGCGGGCAGTGAGGAGCAGGAGACAGGACACGTTCGGAGGGGGCAGTGAGTAACAGGAGACAGGGACTCAGTGGGACAGTGGGACAGAACGCTGTGAAGCACTAAGCAGGTGGAAAGGGATCTGAAGGAGGGAAGGGTAGGTCTAGTCCAAGGATGGGAAGAGGCACAGCAGACTAGAGGACCTCGTTTAGGAATAGGCAGGGATGCAATGGGTCTGCAAGGGGTGAGGAGAAAGCATGCAaagcaggagaggcagagaagctGATGGAGCGAAGGGGCTGGGTTCTGTTCCGGTGGGGCGCGGCACCTGGGGCCAAGAGCCCACTGGAGGATGGATCTTTCTTGGAATGGCTCTGTGGGTGCCCGGCCCCCAGGAGGGCGAGCTGAGTATGGTTGCAGCGACCATACCCCTGCCCCTCCGGTCCTGGTCCTTCCCTCCCGTTGCCCCCGGCCCCAGGCTCACCCCAGAGTTGCGTCATCAGTAGCGGCAGCAACAGCTTCACTAGGGCCAAGGTGCTAGAGGCAGTGGAGAAGTAGAGGAGCGGGGCCCTCATGGCTGACACTGGCTTGCAGAGGCCGGAGTGGAGGGCTAAAACAGATGTTCAGTCAAGACCCCTGCCTCGGAGTGCCTGGGCCACCTCAGCGGGACCCTCTCCAGGGGCGCTCGGGACTTCAGTCCTCGCTTCTCCAGAAGGGAGCGATTTGTGCCCCAGCCTTTCTTGGCCAccagccaggctgagctccaggtccaCGCTCCTtcgtgggtgggtgggggtcccGCTTAGAGCCCGTGGGAGCCTCTTCCTAACCTCAGAGCTGAGGGACTTCCCCATGTTACAGGGAAATCAGGGCTACAGAAAGGTTGCTGCCCCGTTGCCCGAGGGTCCCCACCCATCCTCTCGCCATCCACCCCAACCAGGGTGGGGTGCATCCCACTTCACCTGGGAGTCGCcagtgggaagaggggaggaaagtcAGAAGTGTCTCTTGCCCTGCAGTGTGGGCTGCAAACAGTCCTCTGACCAGGGACCCCTGGCCAGACCTTCCCTTTTAACCCCCAAGATCCCGGAagcttcccccaccctcccctcagggattcactccctctctttccctctccctaaTTATAACGTGGGTGGGGCTGGCACTCAACCAGGGCCCCAGATTCCTGCTCCGGGAGGGGCCCTGGAATACAGGCTTCTGCCGGTGACAGGAACACCTTTTGGAGCCGGCTTCCTTGGGGGTTCCCCCCATGCCCGGTTCTGAGAAGCgttcccaggtgtgtgtgtgtggggagggggggggcgtcCAGTCTTCGGAGAGCCTGGGGTgatgggatggggagatgaaaagggagagagTAGGTGCTGACAGGTGTCGGAATGcggaagggaagggggtgggcagAGTTCAGGTGGTGGAAGGGAAGAGTGGGAAGGACAAAGACAAACTCCCAGAGGTCTAAACCAAGAAACAGTAGGCTCCTTGTGCCTCAGGGtgtgcttgggggtggggtgggggtgggagtctGTAGCTTTGCACTAAACCTGTGTGTGAGCATCTTGCACCCTCCTTACATGGCTCCAGGTGACACACAAGCTGGTGAATCATAGGAGGCCCAGGCTGCAAGGGACAGGCCACATCACCTCGGCTAACACCCTCATTTTGGGTGAGGAAtgggaggctcagagagggttGTGACTCATAAGAGGTCACACAGCAAGCAAGTCCGCCTAACAACCAGAAGGTTCTATATAGTTCCAGCTCTGAGTTCTTCCTTGTGCCGGCGATCTCTCTCCAAGAGCTGAGTAGAACGTCCGTGTTATCTGGGCGTCTTTTGCCCCACTTAGCCTTGTCCAGAGTTTTTGCTACAGCAGCTGTGTTCTAGCAGCCACCAGGCACGTGCAGCTGCAGAGCGTTCGAAACATGCCATTTGAGGCATGCTTCCTTGTCCTCTGACTTGATTTTGACTAGCAGGTATGATGCCACTCAGTACTGACCTCCGTGAACTGAATCCGGGCAGTTTGAAAATGATGGTCGCCTTCTTTACTGCCTCTCACTCCCTGATTCAGACGCACTCACTCTTATTACACTTTCGCATGTGCAGTTTTTCCTGCAGCTAGATGAACTGAGTGCCGGGAAGGAGCTGAACTGAGTTCTTTCCGCCCAGCCTGTAAGGTGGCCtggtgggcaaaggtgcttgctgcccagcctgacagCCTGTGTTTGATCCTGGGACCctcatagtggaaggagaggactggctcctgcagtctgcacacttgcacatgtgtgccatggcatgagcACCCTCTgataaatgaatgagtaaatgtaaaaaaaaaagtaagtaatataaaaaggaaatgaactgAGCTGTAATGTGACATTGCTTTGATAGCTAAGACTGTTGCTGCGCTTTTAAATCCTCCAATCTTTCACTTCTCCGATGTATGGCTGTGAGCAAATGCGGTCATCTGTCTGTGCCCACTTTCCTGTCTGGAAAGTGGATAGGAAAAGAGGACCAGTCTCCCTGGGGGTTGTGAACATTTAGTTGGTTAGTAACATTTAAATGCTCTGGGGAGCTGAGGAGACTCCGAAGTtcagaggacttgctgctcttgccgaggacctggctttggttcccagcacccatacagttGCCAGGAcacctgacgccctcttctggactcctcaggcaCTAAGCAGGCATGTGGtgcgcatacatacatgcaggcaaagactcaatacacacacatcatttaaaaaCCCTCTGGATCAGGATTTGAATGCAGTTGATACTGAATTAGAACCATTTtatcatttaacaaatatttattggaaCCCTGGAATATGCCACGGACTTCCTTCAGGGCCAgggacaaaacaacaaaaaacaaacaaacaaagccagtgATGATCATGTCCAGAGTCACAACTCAGGTCAAGCCAGGATTTGTTCCAAGCCCCAAGTTGATCATCAGGTCAGAGCATCCCCTATACTATATCCATGGTGGGTCGGAGAGAGTGCATGCAAGGGTCCCAGCTGAGGGGTTCTTAGGGGAGAATGAACAGAAGTCAAAGCATTAAGAAGAGGTTGGAGGGGTTGGGTCCCCTCTAGTTGTTTCTCATAGTCTCGTAGATCCAGTCAATATATTTGCAGACTTTTGTATAGACACCAGGCTTCCTGGTGACTGCACATGGGTCCTGACCCCAGGAGATGATGCCTTGTAGAGATCTGTTACAGACCAGAGGGCCTCCAGAGTCACCCTGGCATGAGAGGAGACACAATCAGTTAGAGTCAAGTGGGGGGGCTTGTGATGGGAGTGAGGACAGtggtggaggtgggaggcaggCCAAGGAAGAATTCGGCAGTGGAACTAGTGAGAGGTTGGGAGATGAAGTTGGAATTCTGGTGAGAATACACATAGGGCTAGAGTCCAGAGGAACGTCGTGGGTGGCTGGAGTTAGAGACGAGGATTAGCATGGGAAGATGGATTGTGTTGACGTCGGAAATGGCAGCTGGGGTTGGAGATGGTTGgggtcagggctggggatgtcAGTAAAGATGTGATTGAGGTTGGGAATGAGTACGTGGCTGGAGAAGCAGCCTGCTGACCTGGCAGGAATCCTTGCCCTCTTTCCGAACGCTGGCGCACAGCATGGTTTCTGTGATGTTGCCCGGGTAGGCGCTCTCACACTCCTTGTGTTCGATGATGGAGACGTTGGCACATCGCAAGGAATGAGGCAGGCGCACTGTGGGGACAGCAGTGGAGGGTGTGAGCCTGAGCACCTGAGTCTCCAACCTCACCACAGTGGCCAGCCCCTGGGACAGTCCTTGCCCCCACCCATCCCTCTGCCTGTAACTATAGCAACAGCAATGCTGTGAGTAAGTTCCCCATTCTGCTTGCTCCCTGTGCGTTGTCTCCGACCCCACTGTGACAGGTGGGTGTGATTACTCTTTTTACAGAGAAAACCAAAGTTCAGAGAGGTAAAGCCATCTGCCTTAGATCCCACAACTAGAAAGCTACAGATTTGGGAATCACATCTGTCTCACTTTTGAGGCCCCAAAGTGAGTCTCCCAGAATTTTCCATCTCCCTTTCAGCTCATCCCTCTCTTGACAGCCTAAGGTAACCATGCCTCTTGAGTGACTCTGATCTTTATCTCTGAAGATTCATCTGGTCTCCATTCCCCAAATCCCACATTCCACCCTGATCACATTTCCCTTGGGAGCCCCTACACTGGGGGCTGGACGTAGTGCCCCATCCGGAAATGAGGCAGCTGGTGCCCGCGGTGACGCAGTGTGAGGACAGGGTGAGTGGCTGCACAGCTCGCGTGATGATGGCGGGAGAggacatcttcaccagcatgatGTCATTCCGGTGGTCCTTGTTGGGGAGGCTATTGTTGAAGCCAGGGTGGGGGAAGGACTCAGTGGCCATCCGCTTCTGCTCATAGCCGTCTGTCTTCTCCAGATTGTGCTCCCCAAGGAGGATCACGTAACGGCTGAGGTGGGAGAGGTGTGGTCAGAGGTGGAAAGGTAGGGGGACAGGGCAGGGGTCGGGAGGGAGAGATGATGAATGGTACCTTGTGAacacccagccccaccccacttccAGCATCACTCACCCCTCCATCCTCGTCCTGACTAGACTACCATCACCCGCATTAAGGCCACTTCATCCCTCTGTCATCAACCCAACTACATCTTCATTGCACAAACGAACACCACTCCATCCCCGTCCCCATCTTCATTCCCAACTAAATCCCATCACACACACTACCGCTACCTTTCCCTCTCCAGTCTTCTCCACACTCTCATCATCCATGCTGATGCCACACCATCCCCAATCTCTCCACCCACTTCTGCTACCCCCCAATGTTCTCTCTAGCCCCAGCCCTtctctccatccatctctccatctccaacCCCCTCCCAGCCCCGCCCCAGCCCCCGCACCCACGGCTTGCGGCAGTGGGCTGCAGTCAGGAGCCATTTGGGGGCGATGAGGGTTGCCCCACAGAGAAGTCGAGTCTTCTGAAAGAGGGCCACCTGCCACGGCTGGGAATGAGGGGCGCACTCGTAACCCTTGATGATCCTTGTCTCTCCCCCTACGTGCCCTGGATGGGGTAGAAGATGAGGTGTAAGCATAAGAGGAGGTGGGCTGGTAGAGGGACCCCCAGAAATGAGGTGGGGAGGAGCAAATTGTTCTCATTCTCAGCTGGCATGCACTGGCTTTGCAAGTGACCcagctcccctcttcctcctctgagaCCCACTTGACCATGCCTGGTGTAGCTAAGACCAGCTCACAGTGATCTCCAAGCAGGTACCGCCTGGGCTGTAGGGGAGGGGACTTAGAAGCAGGAGAGGGAGGCCCCACACCTTCCTCGAGCCCCACTGTACCTGTCACCAGAGCAAGTGCGATGAGTCGGAGGATCATCATGGCCTGGAGGAGAGCAGGGCAGGCTCCAGGTTCCCCTGGGACAAGGAGGAAGGCCTAATCACTCTAAGAGGAGATTGGACGGCTTGTGGTTTCCTCTGCCCTCACCTGCGGTGGCTCGCTGCCTCCCTGACcacctgcctccttctcccaagGGAACCTCCTGATTCTCACACACCCCGCAAGCCTGTAAGAAGAATCTTATGCTTCTGGAGTGACCTCGGACAGAGGCTTGAGTCCTGGCTGGCAGCTTCCTGGGTGTTGAGGGGCACACCAAAGCTGCGGGAGGGGCGCTGTTGGACAAGGCTCTTGCGCCCACTCGGTTTTAAGCTGCCAGTGGAGGAGAAAGGCCCCCTGGGGAAACCTTAGAGAATATTTCTCTTCTCACTCCCCTGAGAACCTGGCCTGCTCCACAACTCCAAGTGATGGGGGGACAAAGAGAAGGGGTTACCTACTGGGTAAGGGCCTCATTTTTGTTGTTCCAACAGCAATGATAGGGGCCTGTGGGGTCTTTCAGCAACCGGTGaagtccctccctccaccttgCTGAACCCCTGTGATGGACAGGGCTGGGTGGAGTTGGCCAAGGGACAGCCAGTGCCTACAGCTGCCCTGGCGGGCGGGGGTGGGAGAGAAGGACAGGACTTAGCCACCTAAACTAGGGACAGAGGTTATTGGGTTTGGGGGCAGCAGTTTGAAAGTGAGAGATACAAAGAGACAGACGCAGAGCGTGGTCTCAAGTACCTTCCTATCCTCCAAGGACAGATCCGAGGGGGGAATGCATTCTGGGACGGAAAAAGCCTAGCTCCTAGGACGGCAGTCTCCTGgaatgggtgggggtggaggagaccCCCCTTCCCTCCTGGACTCACTCCTGGCCCCTGGGGATGGGGCTCTTTCGAGCCCAGGGTGGCAGCTGCAGCAGGCTGGGTCTGagcaccaggcaggcaggcaaggggTTGGCCCCAGGCGGGCCTGGAATGACTGGGCTTCTAGCCCTGCTCTATCAccctgggggaggggtgtgaggGCGCCCTCCCAAGGCAGCCTTGGGGTCTGGGAGACAGGCTGTCACCTCTCCAAGCCCCCTCTCCCCTGTGGccacttctccttcctttccagcAGGTTTCGGAGTCTCGGCCTCCGCACCCGGGCTCTCCCATCCTGTAGaactgtgtgtgtgattttggtCTCCCTGCCACTAGGCTTCTGCCCCTGCATGTCTTTGGATCCTTGTCTCCTCTTGTCTCGGCTCTTTGTCCTGTACCATCCCTTCCAGGCctccctctgcctgtctctgtctcctctttcaggcctccatctctgcctctccctcctcagaGCCTGGGCCCAGTGGGCTCTTGTCCTCCTCTGgaccctctcttctcctttccaaagagagaaggggggaatCTGGGGCGTCGCAGAGGTGGGGCAGCTTGCTAGCTGAAGGGGCAGGGCAGGATGGTGGGGGAGGCAGGTCAGGGCCTGTGAGAGCCATGGctcaagaaaggagaaagaaacctCAGCAGGTGTGCCAGGGGCCCCAGGGCTCCCGTGTGGGCCTCCATTCTCTGCTgacccttccctcctgccccaaGCCTCCACTGCCCAGGCCTCCAGCACTTACTGGGTACTGTAGATAATTTCCAGTCACTCTTCAGCCTCCTGGGCCTCCTCATCGGGTAGCCCCAGGTTCGAAGCCTCTCTTCTCCCAGCTTATGTTTTCATTCAGATCTTTCTTCCCTgggccttcctctcctctctcccctaacCAGATGTGGGACAAGGCGGAGTAGGCCCAGGCTCTGCCGGCAGCCAACCGTGGCCTCAAACCCTACGGGCTCTGCCTCTTCCTATCCAGGTGACGTGGGACGGGCGGCTCCACCCCAGGGAAGTTCAGTTCCCTAATCTGTGACATGGGGGTGCCGGCCCTGCcttggggtggagtgggggatgAAATAccaagaggatgctgggaaaggtCATCCCTGTGCTTCTGGGTCAGCACACCAGGTCCCCTCTTAGGCATTTTTGAGTAAGGCCTTCTTTTTTGTCTTCTGAAGAGAATGTGGAGACAGGACCTATGGGTAGGCATAGCCTTGTGATACTCCAGCTGGGTTGTCTTGTCCCCAGACTCACCCTGGGCTATCTCTgacataagaaaacagactggcaTCCCATCTCAAACAGAGCATATGAAAGCCGTGGTGCGGTCAGGTGTCACACCACCCCCATTCCGGCCATTTCTATCCAGTTCATTAGAAAGCCAGAAATGGAGAAATGATTGAGCGggtaagagtactggctgcttttcctagAGGatcttggttcaattcccagcactcacacagtggctcacaatcgtgtgtaacttcagtcccaggggatccaacgtcctcttctggcttcagtgggctccaggtatacatgtgtgtggtgcatagacatgcatACAGGAAAACACCCATAACCAGAAGATAAagataataacaattaaaaaattaagaccaAAAGCTTTGATTTTGAAACagattctcactgtgtagctctggctggcctagacctcactctgtagaccagtctggcctcaaacgcaGAGATCAGCCTGCCAAGTGTGAAGGCTAAAGacctccaccatgcctggcctgtttgtttttgaggcggggtctcatgaagcccagaattgcctcaaactcactgtgtattccaggatgatcttgagctcctgatcctctttACCTCTTTCTCCTGAGTACCAAGATCACAGACCTATGCAACCAAGTCCAGCAAAAATGCCCACCCTTTCCGGTTCCCTCCAGGCTTAAACTGCATGTTAAACAGACAGGTGCAGCCCTTGGTTGTATAACATTTATTCCAGAGTTTCACAGTCCCCTCTACACCCCTGAGGTTTCAAGAGGTTCCCTGCACCAGCAAGGGTGGAGCTTGGAGTGGTGAGGGAGGAGACATTGGTGCTTCGAGGGTCCGAGAGGCCCTACGCGCAGAACCACATGGAGACGGGGAAGCCCATTAGTTGTTCCTGATGACTGTTCTGATCCAGCCCACATATTTGCAGATCCTGGTATAGACCCCTGGAATGCCCTTTTGTCCGCAAGGCCCAACAGATCCCCAGGAAACTAGACCTTGAAGAACTCCTCCACACACCAGGGGGCCTCCTGAGTCACCctagaagacagagagacagttcTTAAAGAGAGTGGCTCCAAGCCAGGTCCTGGGAGACGGAGCACAGCCAACtcacaggaagaacattgtaacaGCTAGCCAATAGCAAAGAAGATGCCACCCTGACTGGTTTTGGCCAATGAGTGAAGAGAATGCTATCTTCTACGCCTAACCCCAGGAGAGGAGGGCTGGGCTATGAGAGTAGAGAGTACTCTGAGGGGGTTTGTTGGTCTCTGGGCGCTATGATACCTCCTCTAAGGTGCCCAAGAGCATCATACCACACGTTGGCACAGCTGGTTTTGTGACCTTCTTTACCCAATCCCTCTTTCTCTTAACATGGCGTAGCCCCAGCTCACTGATGATATGAGGAAGCCCTGGAGTACCAGGAAGGGCGTCCTGGAATATGTCATCCTGGCTAGTTCTCTGCCCTCCACTGCTTGcctattttcccctccctcttttcagcctcctgttccttcctcctttcctccccctcctgctcctccatgcTGGGCTCCTCCCCCTACCCCCTGTCTCTTCCCCCCTTGGCCGAATCTCCCCTCCTTTCTAGTCACATCTCTCCACCTAATTCCTTCACTTCGCACCTCCCAGGTCTGGGGCTTTTCCTCACTTCTGGAGAGTGTGAGGTCGGAATCTAGCCGCAGCCCGAGGCAGCAGGCCTCCTCTTGCCCCCGTCACAGACACCGACAGGCACTCTACAAAGATCCTGCCTTCCAGTCCCTAGCTAGCAGAGTTCCAGGTACCAGGAGCTCTCACCTGGGAAGTGAGTTTATGTCAAGTGAGTATTGGTAGCCATACCTGCTGCTgtcttccccacccctccccggcCTCCTGCCTGGGAACCAGAGAGCCTGCCTGCAGGGGCTTGCTGTGAAACCTTCCCCACTCTCAGAAAAGCATACAAAGGAACACCCTCTTCTTTCCATGTGGATTCTGATTCCTCTTCAGGTCCCATCATGCTCTCCGTCTCTGGCCTGAACACTCCTCACGCCATGTTGTTGCCTCTGTCTGTCCGTTCACAGCGTTAGGAACTCTACTAACCTCCTTACTCCACCCCTGGTCTACCTCAGCGTCCCTGCCGAGCCCTCCCCCTCTGaaagctttcttcctttcttttctccagcgCCTGCTTTCTGTCCCCTGGGGTCCTCACCACCCCGAGTTGATTCACCTGGCAGGCATCCTTCCCGGCTTCACCACCTGCACACACCATATTCTCCGTCACTCTTCCAGGGAACACGGCTTGGCACGTGCCATTGGAGACGATGGAGAGGTTGAGGCATTGGAGCCGGTCCGGGAATGGTTCTGGGCGTGGAAGATGGGTGATATCGGTGATGGAGACCCTCTGAGATCCCTACTATGGGGCTACATTCGTCCCAAGGACATTTGATCCAAATTTATACCCTCCACTCAACTTCACTGCAATCCTAAATATTCTCAGTTTCGTGACTCAGTCCCATGGTCACCCTTGTCCCCAGGCCGCAGGCCTGGTCCTTTGACCTTTGACGTCATTAGCTCTTGATCCCAGCCTCACTTCATGTCTTCCATCTCCTGAAGCCATGTCCTTAGTTTCACTTTAACCTCAGATCTCAGTTCCACATCGTGCAAATGTTCACTTACTTCatcttaactcaaaaaaaaaaagtcttccgatttcaggtcatttgaccccaaattCCATGCCACAGAAACCCTGGCCCAAACCCCATGACTTCCAAATATGACATGAGGAAGATTCTGACTAGATTGTGATCCAGTGACCTCAGCTTCCCACCCCTGGTAGGGATGGAATTTAGGACCtaaggactctaccactgagccacatctacagacatttttactttttattttgagacaggctcttattCTATAAcataggctgaccttgaactttctgcCCTCTTACCTCAGCCTAAGGTACCTAGGATTGGAGGCCCAGCAATACCAACTCTGTAATGACCTCTAACACCTGAGCCCATGAATCAGATGCCCTGATGACCCCTGGCATTACTCTGACCTCTGATCACAGCTCTGACCCCTGGCTTCTGACTCCATACTCAATCCCTTAACCTCTGTGACTCTAAAGACCCACCTTACCATGACCCTTGACCCTGCTTTCTTAAAGTGAACAACTTGATCTCTTACCCTACATCCCTCACCCCCAACCTCAGGACCCTCTTACCCCATGGCTTGTTTGTGGTACCCCATCCTGAAATATGACATCTGGTCCCCATAGGTGCACAGGAAGTGGGCAGGGCCAGGGGCCGGACCGCATGGGTCAGGCGGACCGGTCTGCCCAGCCGCAGGAGTCGAAGATCATGCTCATGGTTCCGATGGGCACCCTGGTAGCTGGGGTGTGTCATGGAGAAGGTGGTGAGCCTCAGTTGCTCCGTCCAGTCCAGCTTGCTGAGGCTGTGCTCTCCAAGGCGCACCACGTACCTGAGGGTGCAGCTGGTCAGTGCGTGGCAGATGGGCCGTTtacctctctctgttcctctctctcaGCCTCTGGGTCTCTGCTCCCCAGCAACTACGCATGTTGGGCTAGTCTTCTACTCCCATGGCCTCTTTGACGGCAGACGTCATGGGGCAGGGTTGTCTTCTGCTACACCAGCTGCCGTAATTATCCCCACAGCCAGCACCGGCAATGTTACCAGGGCTGTGACTGGGCAACGGATAAGGAAGACACCTCTGTCCTACATGGAGCTTCTTGGTCCCTTGACACCTGGCTCCCCTTTTACAGCTAGTCCAGACCTAGAAAGTGGACCAGctagggtctggggagatggttcagtgggtgtcCCTGGTTAGTGTTTTTGTCTGCttaaggtatgcaccaccaaCAGGCAAAAGGAAGCTGTGCTAAAGAGACACTAATGTCTGTCAGATTATTGGAACAATAGACCCCAAGGAAATGggaacccccaccccctcacacccCAGGAACCTCGTGCCGAGGGAAGGAAAAGGT
The nucleotide sequence above comes from Peromyscus maniculatus bairdii isolate BWxNUB_F1_BW_parent chromosome 1, HU_Pman_BW_mat_3.1, whole genome shotgun sequence. Encoded proteins:
- the Klk11 gene encoding kallikrein-11; amino-acid sequence: MRRPRRLKSDWKLSTVPREPGACPALLQAMMILRLIALALVTGHVGGETRIIKGYECAPHSQPWQVALFQKTRLLCGATLIAPKWLLTAAHCRKPRYVILLGEHNLEKTDGYEQKRMATESFPHPGFNNSLPNKDHRNDIMLVKMSSPAIITRAVQPLTLSSHCVTAGTSCLISGWGTTSSPQLRLPHSLRCANVSIIEHKECESAYPGNITETMLCASVRKEGKDSCQGDSGGPLVCNRSLQGIISWGQDPCAVTRKPGVYTKVCKYIDWIYETMRNN
- the Klk12 gene encoding kallikrein-12, producing MRPSILLLLCVVGLSQADKEKIFNGAECVKNSQPWQVGLFRGKYLRCGGVLVDRKWVLTAAHCGGRYVVRLGEHSLSKLDWTEQLRLTTFSMTHPSYQGAHRNHEHDLRLLRLGRPVRLTHAVRPLALPTSCAPMGTRCHISGWGTTNKPWEPFPDRLQCLNLSIVSNGTCQAVFPGRVTENMVCAGGEAGKDACQGDSGGPLVCGGVLQGLVSWGSVGPCGQKGIPGVYTRICKYVGWIRTVIRNN